The proteins below come from a single Serratia ficaria genomic window:
- the proW gene encoding glycine betaine/L-proline ABC transporter permease ProW — MSDTTQTQDPWATAPADSAAAAPAPDAAANAGDAWSSAPPPATHDAAAQGSDWLNSAPAQPEHFSLLDPFHKAWVPFDSWVTQGIDWLVLHFRPLFQGIRVPVDFILSGFQQLLLGMPAPIAILLFSLIAWQVASLGMGAATLASLIAIGAIGAWSQAMVTLALVLTALFFCIVIGLPLGIWLARSKHAAKVIRPLLDAMQTTPAFVYLVPIVMLFGIGNVPGVVVTIIFALPPIVRLTILGIKQVPEDLIEAAESFGASPRQLLFKVQLPLAMPTIMAGVNQTLMLALSMVVIASMIAVGGLGQMVLRGIGRLDMGLAAVGGVGIVILAIILDRLTQSLGRDRRSKGIGRWYAHGPIGLLTRPFIKKP, encoded by the coding sequence ATGAGTGACACGACGCAAACACAAGATCCCTGGGCCACCGCGCCCGCCGATAGCGCTGCCGCTGCGCCCGCTCCCGACGCAGCAGCCAACGCCGGCGACGCCTGGTCCAGCGCGCCGCCGCCTGCCACCCATGACGCGGCCGCACAGGGCTCCGACTGGCTCAACAGCGCGCCGGCGCAGCCGGAACACTTCAGCCTGCTCGATCCGTTCCACAAAGCCTGGGTGCCGTTCGACTCCTGGGTGACGCAGGGCATCGACTGGCTGGTGTTGCACTTCCGCCCGCTGTTCCAGGGCATCCGCGTGCCGGTAGACTTTATCCTCAGCGGTTTTCAGCAATTGCTGCTGGGCATGCCGGCGCCGATCGCCATTCTGCTGTTCTCGCTGATCGCCTGGCAGGTAGCCAGCCTCGGCATGGGCGCCGCCACGCTGGCGTCGTTGATCGCCATCGGCGCCATCGGCGCCTGGTCACAGGCGATGGTGACGCTGGCGCTGGTGTTGACCGCGCTGTTTTTCTGCATCGTCATCGGGCTGCCGCTCGGCATCTGGCTGGCGCGCAGCAAGCACGCCGCCAAGGTGATCAGGCCGCTGCTCGACGCCATGCAGACCACCCCGGCCTTCGTCTATCTGGTGCCGATCGTCATGCTGTTCGGCATCGGCAACGTGCCGGGCGTGGTGGTCACCATTATCTTTGCGCTGCCGCCGATCGTGCGTCTGACCATTCTGGGCATCAAACAGGTGCCGGAAGACCTGATCGAGGCCGCCGAATCCTTCGGCGCCAGCCCGCGTCAGCTGCTGTTCAAAGTGCAGCTGCCGCTGGCGATGCCGACCATTATGGCCGGCGTTAACCAAACGCTGATGCTGGCGCTGTCGATGGTGGTGATCGCCTCGATGATCGCCGTCGGCGGCCTGGGGCAGATGGTGCTGCGCGGCATTGGCCGGCTGGATATGGGCCTGGCCGCCGTCGGCGGCGTCGGTATCGTGATCCTGGCGATCATTCTCGACCGCCTTACCCAGTCGCTGGGGCGCGATCGCCGCAGCAAGGGCATCGGCCGCTGGTATGCCCACGGCCCGATCGGGCTGCTCACCCGCCCTTTCATCAAAAAGCCTTAA
- the proX gene encoding glycine betaine/L-proline ABC transporter substrate-binding protein ProX: protein MRSTGIWALALTSLLSTQTFAAELPGKGVTVKPLQSTLAEESFQTELVNRALVKLGYNVQPTDEVDYNVAYTSIASGDATYMAVNWDPLQTDMYNSAGGDSKFYRQGAYITNAAQGYLIDKKTADKYHISDISQLKDPKLAKLFDADGDGKADLAGCEPGWGCGNLIATHIDAYGLSNTVTQNQGNYSAIIADTLARYKQGKPVLYFTWTPYWVSDVLVPGRDVVWLTVPFSASPGSLKGQDTALPNGKNYGFAVNNEHIVANKPWAQANPAAAKLFAIMKLPLADVSAQNLRMHRGENSAEDIQRHVDGWIKAHQATFDGWVNTAAAAAK, encoded by the coding sequence ATGCGCTCGACAGGAATTTGGGCTTTAGCCCTGACTTCATTGCTAAGCACACAAACGTTCGCCGCCGAGCTTCCCGGCAAGGGCGTCACCGTTAAACCGCTGCAAAGCACCCTCGCAGAAGAAAGTTTTCAGACTGAATTGGTCAACCGCGCGTTGGTAAAGCTGGGCTACAACGTCCAGCCCACCGATGAAGTGGATTACAATGTCGCCTATACCTCCATCGCTTCCGGCGACGCCACCTATATGGCGGTAAACTGGGATCCGCTGCAAACCGATATGTACAACAGCGCTGGCGGCGACAGCAAGTTTTATCGCCAGGGCGCCTATATCACCAATGCGGCGCAGGGGTATTTGATCGATAAAAAAACCGCCGACAAATACCACATCAGCGACATTTCCCAGTTGAAAGATCCCAAGCTGGCGAAGCTGTTTGACGCTGACGGCGACGGCAAGGCCGACCTGGCCGGCTGTGAACCTGGCTGGGGATGCGGCAACCTGATCGCTACCCATATCGATGCCTATGGGTTGAGCAACACCGTTACCCAAAACCAAGGCAACTACTCGGCCATCATCGCTGACACTCTGGCCCGCTATAAACAGGGTAAACCGGTGCTGTACTTTACCTGGACGCCCTACTGGGTCAGCGACGTGCTGGTGCCCGGCCGCGACGTGGTCTGGCTGACCGTTCCGTTCTCCGCCAGCCCCGGCTCGCTGAAAGGCCAGGATACGGCGCTGCCGAACGGCAAAAACTACGGTTTCGCCGTCAATAACGAACATATCGTCGCCAACAAGCCATGGGCTCAGGCCAATCCGGCCGCCGCAAAATTGTTCGCCATCATGAAATTGCCGTTGGCGGATGTGAGCGCGCAGAACTTGCGCATGCACCGCGGCGAGAACAGCGCGGAAGATATACAGCGCCATGTAGACGGCTGGATAAAGGCCCATCAGGCCACTTTTGACGGCTGGGTAAACACCGCTGCTGCGGCAGCGAAATAA
- the proX gene encoding glycine betaine/L-proline ABC transporter substrate-binding protein ProX has translation MRTTGIWALALTTLIGSQVASAADLPGKGISVQPVQSTISEETFQTLLVSKALEKLGYDVKAPREVDYNVAYTSIASGDATFIAVNWDPLHADQYKAAGGDAKFYREGVYVNGAAQGYLIDKKTADKYHITNVEQLKDPKIAKLFDTNGDGKADLTGCTPGWGCEAVINHHIGAYGLGKNVEHNQGNYAAMIADTITRYKEGKPVLYYTWTPYWVSDVLVPGRDVVWLQVPFSSLPGEQKNVDTKLPNGANYGFPVNTMRIAANKQWAEANPAAAKLFAIMKLPIADVNAQNLRMHEGQASEADIQNHVNGWIKAHQATFDGWVKTAADAAKK, from the coding sequence ATGCGTACCACCGGAATCTGGGCTCTCGCCCTTACGACACTGATTGGCTCACAGGTTGCTTCCGCGGCCGATTTGCCAGGAAAAGGCATCTCGGTACAACCGGTACAAAGCACCATTTCTGAAGAAACCTTCCAGACGCTGCTGGTCAGCAAGGCGCTGGAGAAGCTGGGTTACGACGTCAAGGCCCCGCGTGAAGTGGATTACAACGTCGCCTATACCTCCATCGCCTCGGGCGACGCCACCTTTATCGCGGTTAACTGGGATCCGCTGCACGCCGACCAGTACAAAGCCGCCGGCGGCGACGCCAAATTCTATCGCGAAGGCGTGTACGTCAACGGCGCCGCGCAGGGCTACCTGATCGACAAGAAAACCGCCGACAAGTACCACATCACCAACGTTGAGCAATTGAAAGATCCCAAAATCGCCAAGCTGTTCGACACCAACGGCGACGGCAAGGCCGATTTGACCGGCTGCACCCCGGGTTGGGGCTGCGAAGCGGTCATCAACCACCATATCGGCGCCTACGGCCTGGGTAAAAACGTTGAGCACAACCAGGGGAACTACGCGGCGATGATCGCCGACACCATCACCCGCTATAAAGAAGGCAAACCGGTGCTGTACTATACCTGGACGCCGTACTGGGTGAGCGACGTGTTGGTGCCTGGCCGCGATGTGGTCTGGCTGCAGGTGCCGTTCTCATCCCTGCCGGGCGAGCAAAAGAATGTCGACACCAAGCTGCCTAACGGCGCCAACTATGGTTTCCCGGTCAATACCATGCGCATCGCCGCCAACAAGCAGTGGGCCGAAGCCAATCCGGCGGCCGCCAAGCTGTTTGCCATCATGAAGCTGCCGATCGCCGACGTGAATGCGCAGAACCTGCGCATGCATGAAGGCCAGGCTTCGGAAGCGGATATCCAGAATCACGTCAACGGCTGGATCAAAGCCCACCAGGCGACCTTCGACGGCTGGGTGAAAACCGCCGCCGACGCCGCGAAGAAGTAA
- a CDS encoding LysR family transcriptional regulator codes for MNLKQIRYALAVAEEQSFTRAAQRCHTVQSALSHQIAKLEEALGCTLFERTSRRVRLTPAGQAFIPPAQRLLAAQQALVEEVTAAGGTVSGTLTIGTISTINAIDLTEKLDKFHRHYPAVNIRLYVGMSEALLEDVRQQQCDMAFVGIWPGDIGLLPVSHRQLTDEPLVALVAPQHPLASRERVNLQALSAVPLVDFYSGTGARRQTDRAFQAAGIKRHVSFEIDHIEWLENLVRRGLAAGIVPVSTAQRLSALVSIPIEDGPRRQVFCVWPETLSRTAERFLQFSGIERGQ; via the coding sequence ATGAACCTGAAACAGATCCGTTATGCGCTGGCGGTGGCCGAAGAGCAGAGCTTTACCCGGGCGGCGCAGCGTTGCCATACGGTGCAGTCGGCGCTCAGCCACCAAATCGCCAAGCTGGAAGAGGCGCTGGGCTGCACGCTGTTCGAACGCACCTCGCGGCGGGTCAGGCTGACGCCCGCCGGGCAGGCGTTCATTCCCCCGGCCCAGCGCCTGTTGGCGGCGCAGCAGGCGCTGGTGGAGGAGGTGACCGCGGCCGGCGGCACGGTGTCGGGCACGCTGACCATCGGCACCATATCAACCATAAACGCGATTGATCTGACCGAAAAACTCGACAAGTTCCACCGGCATTACCCGGCGGTGAATATCCGGCTGTACGTCGGCATGAGCGAGGCGCTGCTGGAGGATGTGCGCCAGCAGCAGTGCGATATGGCGTTTGTCGGCATCTGGCCCGGCGACATCGGCCTGCTGCCGGTCTCGCATCGCCAACTGACCGACGAGCCGCTGGTGGCGCTGGTGGCGCCGCAGCACCCGTTGGCCAGCCGCGAGCGGGTGAACCTGCAGGCGCTGTCGGCCGTGCCGCTGGTGGATTTCTACAGCGGCACCGGCGCGCGGCGCCAAACCGACCGCGCTTTTCAGGCGGCGGGCATCAAACGGCACGTCAGTTTTGAAATCGATCACATCGAATGGCTGGAGAATCTGGTGCGGCGGGGATTGGCGGCGGGCATCGTGCCGGTGTCGACCGCGCAGCGGCTGAGCGCGCTGGTGTCGATTCCGATTGAAGACGGTCCGCGGCGCCAGGTGTTTTGCGTCTGGCCGGAGACGCTGTCGAGAACCGCCGAGCGCTTTTTACAGTTCAGCGGCATCGAGAGGGGGCAATAG
- a CDS encoding MFS transporter, producing the protein MNQQNSPPGLSPALIVLIAIATGLAVASNYYAQPLLETIANSFSLSVNQAGFIVTAAQLGYAVGLLLLVPLGDMFERRGLIVFMTLLAAGGMLITASSSTLPMMILGTALTGLFSVVAQILVPLAATLAHPEKRGKTVGVIMSGLLLGILLARTVAGALASIGGWRTIYWVASALMILMALILWRALPRYKQHSGLNYPQLLKSIFTLFCGTPLLRTRAMLGALSFANFSVLWTSMAFLLAAPPFNYSEGVIGLFGLVGAAGALAASRAGHLADQGKAGLTTSVGLVLLLLSWVPIALAKQSLWALIVGILILDLAVQAVHVTNQSVIYRIMPEARNRLTAGYMTSYFIGGALGSLLSASAYQHAGWYGVAAAGGVLCLLNLLTWWLGKRHDPQGPATI; encoded by the coding sequence ATGAACCAACAAAACTCGCCTCCTGGGCTCAGCCCGGCGCTGATTGTCCTGATCGCCATCGCCACCGGCCTGGCGGTCGCCAGCAACTACTATGCCCAGCCCTTGCTGGAGACCATCGCCAACAGCTTCTCGCTGTCGGTCAACCAGGCCGGCTTTATCGTTACCGCCGCACAGCTGGGCTATGCCGTGGGCCTGCTGCTGCTGGTGCCGCTCGGCGATATGTTCGAACGCCGCGGGCTGATCGTTTTCATGACGCTGCTGGCCGCCGGCGGCATGCTGATCACCGCCAGTTCATCCACCCTGCCGATGATGATCCTCGGCACCGCCCTCACCGGGCTGTTCTCGGTGGTGGCGCAGATCCTGGTGCCGCTGGCCGCCACCCTGGCGCATCCGGAGAAACGCGGCAAAACCGTCGGCGTCATCATGAGCGGCCTGCTGCTCGGCATCCTGCTGGCGCGCACCGTCGCCGGCGCGCTGGCGTCGATCGGCGGCTGGCGCACCATTTACTGGGTCGCCAGCGCGCTGATGATCCTGATGGCGCTGATCCTGTGGCGCGCGCTGCCGCGTTATAAGCAGCATTCCGGGCTGAATTATCCGCAACTGCTGAAGTCGATTTTCACCCTGTTCTGCGGCACGCCGCTGCTGCGCACCCGCGCCATGCTCGGCGCGCTGTCGTTCGCCAACTTCAGCGTGCTCTGGACTTCAATGGCTTTCCTGCTGGCCGCCCCGCCTTTCAACTATTCCGAAGGGGTGATCGGGCTGTTCGGGCTGGTGGGCGCCGCCGGGGCGCTGGCCGCCTCGCGCGCCGGCCACCTGGCGGACCAGGGCAAGGCCGGTTTGACCACCAGCGTCGGCCTGGTGCTGCTGCTGCTGTCGTGGGTGCCCATCGCGCTGGCTAAACAGTCGCTGTGGGCGCTGATCGTCGGCATTCTGATCCTCGATCTGGCGGTGCAGGCGGTGCACGTCACCAACCAGAGCGTGATCTACCGCATCATGCCGGAAGCGCGCAACCGCCTGACCGCCGGTTACATGACCAGCTATTTTATCGGCGGCGCGCTCGGTTCGCTGCTTTCCGCCTCTGCCTATCAGCATGCGGGATGGTACGGCGTGGCCGCGGCGGGGGGCGTTTTGTGCCTGCTGAACCTGCTGACCTGGTGGCTCGGCAAGCGCCACGATCCGCAGGGACCGGCGACAATCTGA
- a CDS encoding AzlC family ABC transporter permease, with protein MQSQAADSLNPPAVRSTFANGIVDSLPIVIGYVPVAFAFGLSAVKLGFSPIESIFFSCIIYAGASQFVITALLSAGMSLWVSALTVMAMDVRHLLYGPALRHRIVSRMSPGKTAIWAFGLTDEVFAAATAKLMRNNRSWSENWMLGIALCAWLSWVAGTALGALFGNGPLEQFPVVEASLSFMLPALFLSFLLSAFRRPQSLTIAAALAGALLGLVLFSIPVAILAGIGAGCVASLFQPAAAEARDER; from the coding sequence ATGCAAAGCCAAGCTGCAGATAGCCTCAACCCCCCTGCCGTCCGTTCTACTTTCGCCAACGGCATCGTCGACAGTTTACCCATCGTCATCGGCTATGTGCCGGTGGCGTTCGCCTTCGGCCTCAGCGCAGTCAAGCTGGGGTTCAGCCCGATCGAGAGCATTTTCTTCTCCTGCATCATCTATGCGGGCGCCAGCCAGTTCGTGATTACCGCCCTGCTGAGCGCCGGCATGTCGCTGTGGGTCTCCGCGCTGACGGTGATGGCGATGGACGTGCGCCATCTGTTGTACGGCCCGGCGCTGCGCCACCGCATCGTATCGCGCATGTCGCCCGGCAAAACGGCGATCTGGGCGTTTGGCCTGACCGACGAAGTGTTCGCCGCCGCCACCGCCAAGCTGATGCGCAATAACCGCAGCTGGAGCGAAAACTGGATGCTCGGCATCGCGCTGTGCGCCTGGCTGTCCTGGGTGGCCGGCACCGCCCTGGGCGCGCTGTTCGGCAACGGGCCGCTGGAGCAATTCCCGGTTGTCGAGGCGTCGCTGTCCTTTATGCTGCCGGCGCTGTTTCTCAGCTTCCTGCTGTCGGCGTTCCGACGCCCGCAGAGCCTGACCATCGCCGCCGCCCTGGCCGGCGCGCTGCTCGGCCTGGTGCTGTTCTCCATTCCGGTCGCCATCCTGGCCGGTATCGGCGCAGGCTGTGTCGCCTCGCTGTTCCAGCCCGCCGCCGCGGAGGCCCGCGATGAACGCTGA
- the ygaH gene encoding L-valine transporter subunit YgaH: protein MNADVVIIGLVVGCANYLFRYLPLRLAPSRAQPGIKRGKTALLLDSIGIASICALLVVSSTPVVMREPDKLLPTLVGFAALGLCFYRSKSIILSTLIGATAFGITLKILIFFG from the coding sequence ATGAACGCTGATGTGGTGATCATTGGCCTAGTGGTCGGCTGCGCGAATTATCTGTTCCGTTATCTGCCGCTGCGCCTGGCGCCCTCTCGCGCCCAGCCCGGCATCAAGCGCGGCAAAACCGCCCTGCTGCTCGACAGCATCGGCATCGCCTCAATCTGCGCCCTGCTGGTGGTCTCCAGCACGCCGGTGGTGATGCGCGAGCCCGACAAGCTGCTGCCGACCCTGGTCGGCTTCGCGGCGCTGGGGCTGTGTTTTTATCGCAGCAAAAGCATCATCTTGTCCACGCTGATCGGTGCGACCGCGTTCGGCATCACATTAAAAATATTAATATTTTTTGGCTGA
- the mprA gene encoding transcriptional repressor MprA yields MESSFTPIEHMLNFRAKRQKDFPYQEILLTRLCMHMQGKLLENRNKMLKAQGINETLFMALITLDAQESHSIQPSELSSALGSSRTNATRIADELEKRGWIERRESDNDRRCLHLHLTPLGEEFLSQLLPPQHKCLHFLWSTLNDDEQKQLEQLTRKLLARLDQMEITEQLS; encoded by the coding sequence ATGGAAAGCTCGTTTACTCCCATAGAACACATGCTGAATTTCCGCGCCAAGCGGCAGAAAGACTTCCCTTACCAGGAAATCCTGCTGACCCGGCTTTGCATGCACATGCAGGGCAAACTGCTGGAAAATCGCAATAAAATGCTTAAAGCACAGGGAATTAACGAAACACTGTTTATGGCGCTGATTACCCTGGATGCGCAGGAAAGTCACAGCATCCAGCCTTCTGAGCTCAGCTCTGCCCTCGGTTCTTCGCGCACCAATGCCACCCGCATCGCCGACGAGCTGGAAAAACGCGGCTGGATTGAACGCCGGGAAAGCGACAACGATCGCCGCTGCCTGCATCTCCACCTGACGCCGCTGGGAGAAGAGTTTCTCAGTCAACTGCTGCCGCCGCAGCACAAATGTCTGCATTTCCTGTGGTCCACACTGAACGACGATGAGCAAAAACAGCTGGAGCAGCTGACGCGCAAACTGTTGGCACGTCTGGATCAAATGGAAATCACAGAACAGTTATCCTAA
- a CDS encoding efflux transporter outer membrane subunit → MRSPFNRRFTPLFAVLLLAGCASTDNIAPQSTLMDSQSLQLAQPRVSSLAVSPQWWRSLKDPQLDALMTQTLQNSPTLRQAAARVREAQSVVGEANAANGPNLDLNASTQRQRVPQNVNMGLGYPHKPIYESSNSLGLNLAYEFDWWGKYRNQVNAAKAQVDAARADQEQAALTLTSSVASAYYQLQSNLALEKLLQQEVDNNQRLTSLRQRQYQAGITGVDVPQQTQAQADVAKQQILQLQSQIEQLRHQLAALAGQGPNAMQHLRAVALPADNLMAPQGELTADLLGKRPDIAAQRQLVESYSQRVSAARKEFYPSLTISAFAGLMTTNTSGTSPNLFEAASQAWNVMPAISLPIFHAGALRSKLGEESALYDQAVESYNQTILNAVQETADAITVQQSTAQQQLQAASASQSMQQVYRVANARYQAGIIGRDELLTSQTQLLQQQQAELNASSNLLQAKIGLIRALGGGYQAPAAADSKA, encoded by the coding sequence ATGCGATCCCCATTTAACCGGAGATTCACCCCGCTGTTCGCCGTATTGCTGCTGGCCGGGTGTGCCTCTACCGATAATATTGCTCCGCAATCCACGCTGATGGACTCGCAGAGTCTGCAGCTGGCGCAGCCGCGCGTAAGTTCGCTGGCCGTCAGCCCGCAGTGGTGGCGCTCACTCAAGGATCCGCAGCTGGACGCCCTGATGACGCAAACGCTGCAAAACTCGCCGACGCTGCGCCAGGCCGCCGCCCGGGTGCGCGAAGCGCAAAGCGTGGTGGGCGAAGCCAATGCCGCCAACGGGCCGAATCTGGACCTGAACGCCAGCACCCAGCGTCAGCGCGTGCCGCAGAACGTCAATATGGGGCTGGGGTATCCGCATAAGCCCATCTACGAAAGCTCGAACTCGCTGGGCCTGAACCTGGCCTACGAATTCGACTGGTGGGGCAAATACCGCAACCAGGTGAACGCCGCCAAAGCGCAGGTCGATGCCGCGCGCGCCGATCAGGAACAGGCGGCGTTGACGCTGACCAGTTCGGTGGCGTCCGCCTACTACCAGCTGCAAAGCAACCTGGCGCTGGAGAAACTGCTGCAGCAGGAGGTGGACAACAACCAGCGCCTGACCTCCCTGCGCCAACGGCAGTACCAGGCCGGCATTACCGGCGTTGACGTGCCGCAACAAACGCAGGCGCAGGCCGACGTGGCCAAACAGCAGATCCTGCAGCTGCAGTCGCAGATCGAACAGCTCAGGCACCAGCTCGCCGCGCTGGCGGGCCAGGGGCCGAACGCCATGCAGCACCTGCGGGCGGTCGCCCTGCCCGCCGATAACCTGATGGCGCCGCAAGGCGAACTGACGGCCGATCTGCTGGGCAAACGCCCGGACATCGCCGCGCAGCGACAGCTGGTGGAGTCCTACAGCCAGCGCGTCAGCGCCGCACGCAAAGAGTTTTACCCCAGCCTGACCATTTCAGCCTTCGCCGGCCTGATGACCACCAACACCAGTGGCACCAGCCCGAACCTGTTTGAAGCGGCCAGCCAGGCCTGGAACGTGATGCCGGCGATCTCGCTGCCAATCTTCCACGCCGGGGCGCTGCGCAGCAAGCTGGGCGAGGAGTCCGCGCTGTATGACCAGGCGGTGGAATCCTATAACCAAACCATCCTGAATGCCGTACAAGAGACCGCCGATGCCATCACCGTCCAGCAGAGCACTGCGCAACAGCAGCTGCAGGCGGCATCCGCGTCCCAATCGATGCAGCAGGTGTACCGAGTCGCTAACGCCCGATACCAGGCAGGGATTATCGGGCGCGACGAGTTGTTGACCAGCCAGACGCAGCTATTGCAGCAGCAACAGGCGGAGTTGAATGCCAGCAGCAACTTGCTGCAGGCGAAGATAGGACTGATCCGCGCGCTGGGCGGTGGCTACCAGGCCCCGGCCGCAGCGGATTCAAAAGCATAA
- the emrA gene encoding multidrug efflux MFS transporter periplasmic adaptor subunit EmrA: protein MSASAETQNPQQPNGKKKQRKFWLLLLTVIFIVIGVAYLVYWFLVLRHHQETDDAYVSGNQVQIMAQVSGSVNSVNFDNTDYVKQGDVLLTLDPTDAEQAFERAKTGLANSVRQTHQLIINSKQYQANIALRKSDLSKAENDLKRRVVLGSVDAIGREELQHARDAVDSARAALEVAVQQYNANQAMVLNTPLEQQPAIQQSAAQMRDAWLALQRTKVISPITGYVSRRSVQVGAQIAAGSPLMAVVPADHIWVDANFKETQIANMRIGQSATVVSDVYGDDVVYRGKVVGIDMGTGSAFSLLPAQNATGNWIKVVQRLPVRIELDAKQVADHPLRIGLSTLVKVDTTDLDGRMLADVVRDKPLYQSNALALDLAPVNQTIADVIHANAG from the coding sequence ATGAGCGCAAGCGCGGAGACTCAAAACCCGCAGCAGCCGAACGGCAAAAAGAAGCAGCGCAAATTTTGGCTGCTGTTGCTGACGGTTATTTTCATTGTTATTGGGGTGGCTTATTTAGTGTATTGGTTCCTGGTGCTGCGTCATCATCAGGAAACCGATGATGCCTACGTGTCCGGCAACCAGGTGCAGATCATGGCCCAGGTGTCCGGCAGCGTGAACAGCGTCAATTTCGATAACACCGACTACGTCAAACAGGGCGATGTCCTGCTGACGCTCGATCCGACCGATGCCGAGCAGGCGTTTGAGCGCGCCAAAACCGGCCTGGCCAACAGCGTGCGTCAGACCCACCAGCTGATCATCAACAGCAAGCAGTATCAGGCCAACATCGCCCTGCGCAAGTCTGATCTGAGCAAGGCGGAGAACGACCTGAAACGCCGCGTGGTGCTGGGCAGCGTCGACGCCATCGGCCGCGAAGAGCTGCAACACGCCCGCGATGCGGTCGACAGCGCCAGGGCCGCGCTGGAAGTGGCGGTTCAGCAATATAACGCCAACCAGGCGATGGTGCTGAACACCCCGCTGGAGCAACAGCCGGCGATCCAACAGTCCGCCGCGCAAATGCGTGACGCCTGGCTGGCGCTGCAGCGCACCAAAGTGATCAGCCCGATCACCGGTTACGTCTCGCGCCGCAGCGTGCAGGTCGGCGCGCAAATCGCCGCCGGCTCCCCGCTGATGGCGGTGGTGCCCGCCGACCATATCTGGGTGGACGCCAACTTCAAGGAAACCCAGATCGCCAATATGCGCATCGGCCAGTCGGCCACCGTGGTCAGTGATGTCTACGGCGACGACGTGGTGTACCGCGGCAAGGTGGTCGGTATCGACATGGGCACCGGCAGCGCCTTCTCGCTGCTGCCTGCGCAAAACGCCACCGGCAACTGGATCAAGGTGGTTCAGCGCCTGCCGGTGCGTATCGAGCTGGACGCCAAGCAGGTCGCCGATCACCCGCTGCGCATCGGTCTGTCGACGCTGGTGAAAGTTGACACCACCGATCTGGACGGCCGCATGCTGGCCGACGTGGTGCGCGACAAGCCGCTGTACCAGAGCAACGCCCTGGCGTTGGATCTGGCGCCGGTTAACCAGACGATCGCCGACGTGATCCATGCGAATGCCGGCTAA